The sequence CACCAGTAGGGACTCATGAAACATTACTTGCCTATTTAGTCCGTCGCTTACTTGAAAATGGGGCTAACACATCATTTGTCAATAGAATTGCTGATACCACTATTTCTCTTGATGAATTGGTGGCAGATCCCGTCAAAGAAGTGAACAGAATGGCGCAAGCCGAAGGCCAAGTTGGGCTTTCTCACCCTAAAATTCCGCTTCCTAATAAACTGTATGGTGATGAACGTAAAAACTCGCCAGGCATTGATATGTCAAACGAACATCGCTTGGCATCACTTTCTAGTGCTTTATTAACATCAGCAACTGAAAATAGACATTGCGAACCTTTATTAGGTGATACGTTTAATTCTTCAGAAAAAATGCCAGAACCCCAATCTGTATTAAACCCTGCCAATCATGCAGATGTTGTCGGTACAGTAAGAGAAGCGACAAAAGCCGAAGCCGATTTTGCCTTAACCCTTGCTCAAGAAAAAGGCGAAATCTGGTTTGCAACCCCACCAGCGCAAAGAGCTTCATTTTTGATCCGTGCTGCGGAATTAATGGAACAGCAAATGGGATCGCTTATGGGAATATTAGTGCGTGAAGCGGGTAAAACCTATAACAACGCGATCGCTGAAGTTCGTGAAGCCATTGATTTTCTCTATTATTATGCAGCCCAAGTAGCTCAAGATTTTGATAACAATACACATCGACCTTTAGGCGTTGTGGTTTGTATCAGCCCTTGGAACTTCCCATTAGCGATATTCAGCGGACAAATTGCTGCGGCTTTAGCTGCGGGTAACACGGTGCTTGCAAAACCTGCAGAGCAGACACCTTTAATTGCATCAAAAGCGGTTGAACTTTTCCATCAAGCTGGTATCCCTTCTTTTGCTTTACAACTGCTACCAGGGCAAGGTGAAACCATTGGTGCACGTTTAGTGGCTGATGAACGTGTTCGTGGTGTGATGTTTACAGGTTCAACAGATGTTGCTCATATTTTACAAAAGACCTTAGCAGGTCGTTTAGATAACGAAGGTCATCCAGTGCCTTTAGTGGCAGAAACGGGTGGCTTAAATGCCATGATTGTTGATTCATCTGCATTAACAGAACAAGTGGTGACTGATGTTATGGCCTCCGCTTACGATAGTGCGGGTCAGCGCTGCTCGGCTTTACGCCTGTTATGTATTCAAGAAGAAGTGGCTGATCATACTATCGAGATGCTTAAAGGTGCGATGGCACAAGCCACAATGGGTGATCCAAGTTTGCTATCCACAGATATTGGCCCTGTTATTGATAAAGAAGCAAAATCAGGCATAGAAAAGCATATCCAATCTATGCGCACAACAGGCTTCGATATTTATCAAGCATCACACAATGAGCTATCAAAACATGTTGAAAATAACAGCACCTTCATTCAACCGACGTTAATTGAGTTAGATAAAGTTAGTTCATTGAAGAAAGAAATCTTTGGTCCTGTGTTACATGTTGTACGTTATGCAAGCCAAGATTTACCTGCTCTACTAGATGAGATTAATGCCACAGGATATGGGTTAACAATGGGCGTTCATACACGTATCGATGAAACGATTGCTTATGTTGCCTCAAATGCCAAAGTGGGAAATTTATACGTAAACCGCAATATGGTTGGTGCTGTTGTGGGCGTTCAACCTTTTGGTGGTGAAGGATTATCCGGTACAGGTCCCAAAGCAGGTGGCCCAGTTTATCTGTATCGCTTATTATCTAAACGCCCTGACAATGCCGCAACACAAACACTCGCCCGCCAAGATGAGACACTTCCTCTAGATACGTCTCTTCGTAATACGTTATTACAGACTTATCATAAGTATATGGAATGGCTATCAAGTAAAGCGGATAAATCACATTATGAAGCTTTAGAGAAATATGCCCTTGCATCCCAAGCTGGAACATTACGTGTATTACCGGGTCCTACGGGTGAACGTAATACGTATCAATTAGTCCCTTGTGGTGATGTACTGTGTATTTCTGATAACGAACAGGATGCATTCACTCAAATTGCCGCGGTTCTCGCTTCTGGTTGTCATGCTGTTGTCGTTAATAGCCAGTTCTCACAAAAAACATATCGTGAGTTACCAGATATTGTCAGAAAAGCCATTACACTGACAGAAAAATGGAATGATGATTCACTGAAAATCAATGCGGTCATTTACCATGGTGATGGTGATCAATTACGTGAAACTTGCCAGAAAATTGCTCAACGTAAAGGGGCTATTATTTCTGTTCAAGGATTTTCTCGCGGTGAGACAAGTCTGTTGTTAGAGCGTTTGTTACATGAAAGAGCATTAAGCATTAATACAGCCGCCGCAGGAGGTAATGCGAGCTTGATGACGATTAGTTAATTCCCCTCCTCTCTTTCTCTCCTTGTCTTTGAGACCACCTTTAAAGTTTGTTTTCTTAAAGGTGGTTTTTTCTTTTGTTACTCTATTATTTCTAAAGATATCGTCGAAAGTGTTATTTTTTGAATGCTGTGATGACTCTCACTTTTTTTATATTAATTATTCGCGGTGAATTCGTTTAGTAAATATACTTACACATAAGTCAACCTAGAAGTTGATTTAATTATATCTTTATGAATACCTGAAACTTGCGCCCCACTGTGGGCGCTTTTTTATCTATCTTTGATCAGTGTGAGTGTTCTTCTTAAAGAATAAATAAAGCGCTTTTTTAAGATAAGAGGAAAAGTATCAAGGCAGGTAACGGGTGATTATAAACGACAAAGAAAAAGGAGTAGGCTAGGCTACTCCTTTTAAGGTCTCTCTTGAGCGCAATTAGTGATTGCTATTCATCGATGATGGCTCTTGGCACCAATCGAGATATTGCTCGTACTTACGTAGTGCAATATTGTAGTTACTAAATGCAGAGGGAGTGAGCTTTTTACTCAAGTCTGACTGAATTTTCTCTGTCGTAAACTCTTGACGTGGAAAATTAGTTGAAGTCAGTAATTCATCGAGCCGACGTAAACGAACCACATACTCACGAACAGTACTGTGGCTCATCTCCGTTTGTTCAAACAAATACTGCTTAAAAGACATAATGTCAAAGTAGTCAGTTTCACTATTACAGTAAATCTCACTACAAAAACGACACAGCGCAGAAAACTTCTCTTGTAACGTTTCCCACGTTTCATCATCAATTAAATCTGTCATTTCAGAAATGGCTTCTTTATTGATAACTTGGCGATTGAATACAAGAGAGATCCGATCAAGCGCCTTGTGGCAATGTAGACAATGAGTCTGGCTGTGTTTATAGTCTTTAATGTAACGGCTTAGCGGCCGTTTCTTTTGTGTTGAAACAGACATAAGAGATAAAGCCCTGTGTTGTAGTCTTAATAAACAAAAACAAAAATAAGCAAAACTTCTATTTCTCTGGGTTTAAGCGTGCTCGCAGCCTTTTTATGGCTTGGCTGTGTAGCTGGCTCACGCGGGATTCCCCGACATTAAGCACTGCGCCTATTTCTTTCAAATTAAGTTCTTCCTGATAATACAGAGTAAGAACCATTTTTTCCCTTTCGGGAAGCAATTCTATCGCGTCTATGACTCTTTGGCGAATATCACTTTCTAATAACATCTGTAATGGGTTGTCATCATGATCTTCGTCTTGAGACGGTTCACAGCTTTCACCGTAAATTTCATGCCATTCGTCATAAGAGAACAATTGGCTGTTATTCGTATCCAATAGGATCTGCCGGTATTCTGCTAACTCAATCTGCAAATGATCAGCAACTTCCTGTTCTAATGGTGGTCGTCCTAGATCCTGCTCGAGTTGATGAATAGAATGAGTCACTTCTCTTGCATTGCGACGCACACTGCGGGGCGCCCAATCTCGACTGCGTAGCTCATCCAGCATCGAGCCACGGATACGTTGAACAGCATAAGTGGTAAAGGCAGCGCCTTGCATTGAGTCATAACGCTCCACGGCGTTTAATAACCCAATTCCACCCGCTTGCAAAAGATCATCCAATTCAACACTCGCAGGTAACTTGACCTGTAATCGTAATGCTTCATGGCGAACCAACGGGACATATCGCTCCCAGAGGCTATTTTTGTCCATCACGCCTTCGGCGGTATACAAATCACTCACAACAAAAGACACCTTTGGATAA comes from Proteus vulgaris and encodes:
- a CDS encoding RNA polymerase sigma factor FliA, with product MSDLYTAEGVMDKNSLWERYVPLVRHEALRLQVKLPASVELDDLLQAGGIGLLNAVERYDSMQGAAFTTYAVQRIRGSMLDELRSRDWAPRSVRRNAREVTHSIHQLEQDLGRPPLEQEVADHLQIELAEYRQILLDTNNSQLFSYDEWHEIYGESCEPSQDEDHDDNPLQMLLESDIRQRVIDAIELLPEREKMVLTLYYQEELNLKEIGAVLNVGESRVSQLHSQAIKRLRARLNPEK
- the putA gene encoding trifunctional transcriptional regulator/proline dehydrogenase/L-glutamate gamma-semialdehyde dehydrogenase, with the translated sequence MSSTTMGVRLDEETRNRLKEAAQKLDRTSHWLIKQAIFNYLEQIENDQVNLGHSTVAEQDIDESTETLTAYYQPFLEFAEHIHPQSVLRSAITSAYRTPETQAVPMLLQQATLPENEAQATHKLAYSIAEKLRQQKNGIGRSGLVQGLLQEFSLSSQEGVALMCLAEALLRIPDKATRDALIRDKISHGNWRSHLGQSQSMFVNAATWGLLFTGKLVSTHNEEKLSNSLNRILTKSGEPLVRKGVDMAMRLMGEQFVTGETISQALANARKLEEKGFSYSYDMLGEAALTEKDAQDYLVSYQQAIHAIGKASNGRGIYEGPGISIKLSALHPRYSRAQYERVMSELYPRLLSLTLQAKQYDIGINIDAEEADRLEISLDLLEKLCFEPELAGWNGIGFVIQAYQKRCPLVIDYVIDLARRSRRRLMIRLVKGAYWDSEVKRAQIDGLEDYPVYTRKVYTDVSYLACAKKLLASPHFIYPQFATHNAHTLSAIYHLAGQNYYPGQYEFQCLHGMGEPLYAQVVGKIADGKLGRPCRIYAPVGTHETLLAYLVRRLLENGANTSFVNRIADTTISLDELVADPVKEVNRMAQAEGQVGLSHPKIPLPNKLYGDERKNSPGIDMSNEHRLASLSSALLTSATENRHCEPLLGDTFNSSEKMPEPQSVLNPANHADVVGTVREATKAEADFALTLAQEKGEIWFATPPAQRASFLIRAAELMEQQMGSLMGILVREAGKTYNNAIAEVREAIDFLYYYAAQVAQDFDNNTHRPLGVVVCISPWNFPLAIFSGQIAAALAAGNTVLAKPAEQTPLIASKAVELFHQAGIPSFALQLLPGQGETIGARLVADERVRGVMFTGSTDVAHILQKTLAGRLDNEGHPVPLVAETGGLNAMIVDSSALTEQVVTDVMASAYDSAGQRCSALRLLCIQEEVADHTIEMLKGAMAQATMGDPSLLSTDIGPVIDKEAKSGIEKHIQSMRTTGFDIYQASHNELSKHVENNSTFIQPTLIELDKVSSLKKEIFGPVLHVVRYASQDLPALLDEINATGYGLTMGVHTRIDETIAYVASNAKVGNLYVNRNMVGAVVGVQPFGGEGLSGTGPKAGGPVYLYRLLSKRPDNAATQTLARQDETLPLDTSLRNTLLQTYHKYMEWLSSKADKSHYEALEKYALASQAGTLRVLPGPTGERNTYQLVPCGDVLCISDNEQDAFTQIAAVLASGCHAVVVNSQFSQKTYRELPDIVRKAITLTEKWNDDSLKINAVIYHGDGDQLRETCQKIAQRKGAIISVQGFSRGETSLLLERLLHERALSINTAAAGGNASLMTIS
- the fliZ gene encoding flagella biosynthesis regulatory protein FliZ; this encodes MSVSTQKKRPLSRYIKDYKHSQTHCLHCHKALDRISLVFNRQVINKEAISEMTDLIDDETWETLQEKFSALCRFCSEIYCNSETDYFDIMSFKQYLFEQTEMSHSTVREYVVRLRRLDELLTSTNFPRQEFTTEKIQSDLSKKLTPSAFSNYNIALRKYEQYLDWCQEPSSMNSNH